Part of the Panicum virgatum strain AP13 chromosome 4N, P.virgatum_v5, whole genome shotgun sequence genome is shown below.
TGCTGTATGTAAGGCTGCAATTTTAAGTAAACCCAGTCACCCACATCGAACTCCCTCTCTAGCCTATGCTTATTTGCTTGTGCTTTCATCCTTTGTTGAGCGTGCACTAGATGCTGTTTGATGGCTTGAGTCATTGCTGATCGTCTGTTCAACCATTCTTGAATATCAGTTACTGAAGAAGCATCCGCTGGAATAATGCCAAAGTGTCTCGGTGTGTTCCCATAAAGCACTTCAAAAGGCGTGCGGCCCAATGCAGAGTGGTAGGTCGTATTGTACCAGTATTCTACCAATGAAATCCAGTGAGACCATTTTGATGGGCATGTTTGCACGAAGCACCGCAAATATGTTTCCAGACATTGATTTAACCTTTCAGTTTGTCCATCGTTTTGTGGGTGATGTGACGAACTCATATTCAGAGTAGTGTCCGTGAGACGAAATAGCTCCTTCCATAGTATACTTGTGAATATTCTATCTCGATCAGATATGATCATTGTTGGTAAGCCATGCAGCTTGTAGATGTGAGTCAAGAATAGCTGTGCAACAGATAATGCAGTGTATGGATGTGACAACGGAATGAAGTGCCCATATTTAGAGAATTTGTCTATAACCACTAAGATGGTGTCATAGTTTCTGGATTTCGGTAGACCTTCTATGAAATCAAGGCTGATTATTTGCCATGCTTGGGATGGTACTGGTAGAGGGTTGAGCAATCCAGGGAGTCTACAGTGCTCCGATTTGGCCTGACAGCATACCTGACACTTGGAGATGTATTGCTGGATGTCAGTTTTCATATTGGGCCAAGAGAACAAAGCTTTCACCTTGTCGTAAGTTGCAGTTATGCCACTATGACCTCCCAAACCACTCATGTAGAGCTAGCATAATAGCCTAATGAGCCTCTTTATGATTACCCAGCCATATTTTGCCTTTATGTCGAATGACACCATCTGCTAGAGTATATCCTTTATCATTGGTGCCCACCACACTCAACTCAGCTAGTAATTGTTTGGCTTCAGGATCATGTTGGTAACCCTCTATGATTATTTCTAACCATTTTGGGGGTGCTGACAGAAATGGCTAACAATTGGTCAGAAGTGGACTGCCTAGATAATGCATCTGCTGCCTTGTTCTCAAGTCCCTTTTTGTACACTAGCTTGTATTGTAGTCCCAACAACTTAAGGAAGGCCTTCTTCTGCATACCTTGATGAATTTTCTGTCCCCCCCATGTGAATGAGGCTCTTTTGATCAGTTAGAATAGTGAATTTCTTATGTTGCAAATAGGGTTTCCACTTAGTGACAGCCATAATTAGAGTGAGACATTCCTTTTCATATGTGGACAAAGCTTGCGCTTTTATTCCCAATGATTTGCTGAGGTACGCTATGGGATGACCACTCTGCATGAGGACAACTCCAATGCCATTAGCAGAGGCATCAGTCTCGACTGTAAAGGGTTTAGAGAAATCCGGGAGGGCCAAAACCGGTGCAGATATCAATGCTTGTTTCAGAGTATCAAAGGCTTGCTGATGTTGAGGGGTCCATAAGAAAACACTATTTTTCTTCAACAAGTCTATCAGTGGCCTGTTGATAATGCCATAGTGTTGGATGAATTTTCTATAATATCCCGAGAGACCCAAAAATCCCCGAAGTTGTTTTAAATCTTGAGGTACAGGCCATGTAGTCACTGCTTGGATCTTGGCTGGGTCAGTAGAGACACCCTCAGCACTGATAATGTGGCCTAGGTACTCGAGGGACTTCTTGGCAAAAGAACATTTGGAGTGCTTCAGTAGGAACTGATTCTGACCCAATATGGTAAACACATGTTGCAAATGTTCAATGTGTTCTTCCAATGTTGGGCTGTAGACAAGGATGTCATCGACAAAGACCAGCACGAACTTTCGCAGCACTGGAGCAAAAATGGTGTTCATGATTTGCTGAAATGTGGCAGGAGCATTTGTGAGGCCAAATGGCATCACCTTCAACTCCCAATGCCCATGGTAGGTCTTGAATGACGTCTTATGTTCATCCTCAGGCAATTTTCTGACTTGGTGATATCCGGATCTCATGTCAAGTTTAGTGAACCATTGGGCACCCTTTAGTTCATCCAAAAGCTCATCGACTATTGGTAGGGGATACTTATTTTTCACTGTTATGGAGTTGAGCTGTCTGTATTCTATGCAGAACCACCATGATCCATCCTTCTTTTTAACCAATAGGACTGGTGAAGCATAGGGACTTGTACTTGGTTGAATCACCCCATTGGCTAACATGTCTTTTACTTGCctctcaatctcatccttttgTGTAGGTGAGTATCTGTATGGTTTGACATTTACTGGTTGCACTCCAGGCAATAATGCAATCTGATGTTCCATGTTTCTTGCTGGTGGTAATGTGGTAGGATCTTGAAATAGGTGGGTATCGTGTTCTATCAGTGCTTGTACCTCTGGGGGTAATGTAGTTGGTGTTGTGGGACTGGTTTGTATGGGAGATAATTGGACCAGGTGAGCAACTCCTCCTTTCCTGATCAGCCCTTTGAGGACCTTAAGTTTAGTGCATTTAGAGACACAATCCTTCACACCCACTAGTGTAATTCTTTGGCCCTTATGATTGAaccttattctttttcttttccaatccACCCACATTGGGCTGTAGTGCTCAAGCCAATCCATACGCAGCACAATATCATAAAATTTCAAGTCAAGCACTCTAGCTGAGGAGGTGAATGTGTGGCCCTATGTCCACCATGTGACATCCTTCACCACTTTGTTGCTGGAAATTTTACTGCCATTGGCTATAGTCACTTGCACTTCACTTATATCTTCTTGTTTATACTACAGCTTTTGTGCAGTACCAGAGCTGATGAAGGTACTTGAGCTGCCAGAGTCTACTAAAAGTAGGACTTCTTGATTTTTGATGAGACCCTGTAGTCTGATGATTTTCTTCCCTTGGATGCCCCTCATTTGAAGACCAAGATAAGGACAGAATTTCTTCATCACCGGATGTATCCTCCTACTCCTGATCTGGTTCACCAATATCATTCACATTCATAGCCTCAAGAAACTCTTCCAAAATATGCAGAGGTACCTGATTTGGGCATTTGTGGTTTCTAACCCATTTACCACCACACTTCATACATAAACCTTGGGCTCTTATCTGTGATCTCAAGGCCACCAGCTTGTCATCCCACTTTGGTCTGTTTGCTTGATTGGGTGAAGAAATAGTTGCGGTGTCTTGTGGAGGGGAGCCAAGCACACTGGCTGACCCAGCGGTAGATGGTCTGGAGGTAAACTTGAGAACATCCCTGACTAGTTTACTGTGATACCTCTTAGAAGAGGCATCCAAGAGCTCCTCCTGCATAAGAGTCAAGGACAAAGCGGCATCAACTGTTCTTGGTTTGTGTAATGCGATAGCATTGCTAATGTTATAGCGCAGACCATCCAAAAATTTCTGGACAAAAAAGACATCATCGATGCTAGAGTTGTGAACTAACACTCTATGCTTAGCCAATTCAAACCTTTCAGCATATTCTAGGACAGTACTGGTTTGCCTAATAGACAGAAGCTTTCTCATGTAATTTTGATATAAATCCCGTCCAAATTTTGCCTCAACAGCTATGCATAGGTCTGGCCAACTCTCAATGGAATGCTGGGCCTCATATGTTTGGAGCCAGAGTGCAGCGTTACCTCTAAAATTTAAGGTGGAAAAGGGGACCCAAAGGTGAGCAGGGACATTGTACATGCCAAAATATTTTTCACACTTCTTCCAAACTCTAGGATGTTCACCATTGAAAGTAGGAAAGTCTAGCTTAGGCAATTTATACTCCCTATGGTGTGTGTGCTGTGAGGTGTACTTTCTCTCATTGGTCTCAGGTAAATCAACAACATGAAAGAGGGTGGATTGTTGTTGCGTACCCTTAAACAGGGTGGCATGGGAGGTCAGGGCCCCCGCATCGGCACCCTGGTGACTGAAATCGACGCGGTGGCCGTTGGCCCGCCCCTCTTCCTCGCGCGTCGGGGCTGCTGACGGAGCAGTAGATGTGGCTGCATCCAATGCCGTGATGCGCGATGTGAGATCTCTAATGGACTTACTCAGCTCGGTGGAGAATTTGTCAGCATCAATGCTCCAGTCGTTGATGGCCTCAACTGTTGTGGCGATCTTGAGTAGGCCGGTCTGGAGAGCCTTCACCTCGTTGACGAGGAGTTCCAGCTTCTCCTCCGCCGTGGTCATCCTCGCTGTTAGGGTGGGGGGTTTCCTTCTGCGTTGACGAGGTTttgggggtggtggtggtgggcttGGGGAGGGTGAACTGGTTTGTGGATTTGGTGGCGGCGGTAGGTGGTGGCGCCAGGATCAACACTCCAGCAGGACAGGATGGATCGAGTCGCCGCGGTGGAGAGGAGGCTCTAGTGACAATTGTGACCATACTGATGGAGGAATTACCGTCAtcgcgcacggcggcgaggtcagCAGCGCCGCCTCAAGCAAGACGGACGGGAGAAGGAGGAATTAGGTTATTGTTGTTATATTCGATACCCATCTCAGGTTTCATCCAGGTACATAAGAAATTCGGCCTCAGGCCCACATTACATGGCCCATGGCCCAACTCGGCAAGCAGGCCTTAGCTAACATATGAATGGCCTCTGGCCCATATATGGTTATGACAGTTTGGTAGGAGTGGTTTTAACCGTTTTTGCAGGGATTTGagttttgtttggttttggtccTAACCTGCAGGTATGCTTGTGGTTATTGGTTTTAATTTCCTTCAATTTGCTGCATTTTACCCTGTGCACGGGTTTCGGTTgatataataaaaaaatagtacTATTATAGTAGTAAAATATATCAACTTTTAAACTCGTCACAAAGTCAAATATTTTCATCTTTGATCAATAATATttctaaaaataattaattttaataGAAATTATCATATATTTTGATAGTTGGTTTCATTATAAATGAACCGATATCATTTCTATGTATTGAATCtttatgaattttttattaTACGTAGTCAAAGTTTAAAAGGTTGTTTGGAAAAAAATCTAAACATAGCTGTATTTTAGGATAGAGAAAGCAGAAGTGTTACTCGCTTTATAAATAGATAAAATTTGAATAGAAAGTGGATCATGTAACCTAGTTATGATTTATGCAGAGTGTGAAATGTCGAGCACGCGCGAGAGATTAGAAATGAGGTGAGATGAGTGACATGGGCTCCTCTGTAGAAATAAATACCCTGTAGTAATAATATTTATTAGCTCGTCCATATCTTCATCAATCCTAAGTGGATGAGAAATAAATAAGGTGAGAGAGTGACACGGGCTCTTCTGTAAGAGACGCCTCCAGCACAGCACGAGAAACAAGCATAAGAGTCGATTTTGGAGCCAACCCGTCTCTTGCATACACATATCATgggttttcatttctttttgtatGTAAAAATTTAATGTTTATATACCCAACAAGAGACAATCTAAAATACAAATTATTGTAGTATATGTGTCCATCCAAGTAGTGTTTCTGTATAACATGGAAGGAGTGTAAAGCCCCCTTTATTGCTCTTGCTCTTTAGATGCAGCAGAGGCGTGATCATTTTGACGCCCCTGGCTTTTCGACTTTTCACTTTTCCTCCTCTTGAGCTATATATAGCGCTATTCAGTGGCTCCCCGTCCCCTGTTCCCTCTCTAGACCCaccaccgcgccgcgcgcgctcggCGGACTCttgctgcctctgcctctgcctccgcccgccatcgtcatcgtcatcgaGCGATTGAGCGAGCGAGCACGGGAGATCGAGGGAGAGCTCTTGCGCCACCGCCGATTCATGCGTCGTCTTGCCGGCGCGCGCTGTGATTAGCCTACGTGCAGACGACTAGctgcagagagggagagagatgggaggagcaggggcgccgCGCTTCGGAGCCATGGAACTGGAGCACCCCCTGGCCACCCTTCCCCGCGTCCGCGGCGaccgcgacgacgacggcaaggAGCGGAGGTCAGGTACGTGTGCACCACAGAAACTGGCCATCCCTTCTTCAGTTCTTCTAATTAACCACCATGTAGTTCGCGACAGAAATCCTAGTGTATTGGCGTGTTCGTCCTGTACTCCTGTGGATATAAGATGCTGTTGAATAAAAATGGCAGGGAGAATAATGAATAGTTTCCTCGCCAtcggaaggggaaaaaaagatAAGGGGAATGATTTTGTAGAATCTTCGGGCACTGAATCAATCTTGATTTTGTTAGATAAAGAGGGAAAACTGATGATCGTAGCGCCCTGCGTGCATGATGTGCAAGAACCAGCACGTCACGCACTGAGGTCATTTAAAGCTACCAAAAATAGGAGTGACAGCTAGGATATATTGTGTGGTTACTGATTTCACTTGTACTCTTCCCTATAATGTTCTTGCATGAACAGAATTACCTGTTGCCTTATTACACTATATATATGCAACAATATTCCCTTTCACTAATCTATGATCCCAACTGCTAACTTTGCCACATATCCTGACTTTAGATTAGGaaaatcattcatttttttttctcgaatacgcacgtagcgtatcattgtattaagacgAAGAAGAAATTGGTACAGTGTTCGGTTACAACCCAAATAGAACGGACTCTAGATAGATACAAGCCGGCAAGCCAGCTGAACACAACCCGAATGATAACTCCAACATGAACTACTCACATCCCGCACAACCTAAACAACTGGCTCTAAACGTAGCCCTCAGTCAACGCTCCATCCCACGGAAAGAGAGATGTTGCTCTTGTTCTTCAACATCGAAAGTATGTCCTGCAAAGCGTCCATGTGGTGCGGCGATGTTCCTTTGCGAAAGAGTTTCTCCACCGCTTGGTCTGCCAAAGCCGCCAAGGGAAAATCATTCATCTTACTAAGAGAAAAAGAACTACCGTCACTAGATGGGTGACATGGGAAATTTTTGTTGCGGTATGGTACAGTCTTAAAGTTTTTCTTTCGCCATGTATCCATGCTATGttcaattcacacagaagttcCTTCTGATGTTTGCCACATCATCATCCTGCTTAATTATACTCAGCTCCAACACTAGGGGGTGTTCCAAGCAGGAACTCTCGGCTCATTCAGAAGTAGTACTGTGTCAAATTAATTATAAGCGGATTGCATTGCACGTCTTTCATCATCGCCTTGAACTATGCTCTAGCTGGAAAATTTTGAACTCTGCTCTAGCTGGAAAATTAAAGACATGATCAGTGCAAAAATGATAGGCTTGGACTGTGTTGTGTATAAGAGCAAGTTTAATGGATTCCGTCGGCTGCCGGCTGCGAGGCAGAACGACGTGGCGTGTGTTGTGGCGGACCCCACCACCATTCAATGCTCTGCAGTACTCATCAACCAATAACAGGGGCTGTAGCACTTCCCTGCCGGCTTCAGTCGGCGCGTGGTGAAACGCCTGCTTAGTTTCTCTTAGCTCCACGTAGACATCCGCCCGCTTGCAGCCCGTTATTATACTTACTCTAAATAGCTGCAGATTACTAACGATCAGTACCATTTAATGCTTGGCAGTGAGAGCAACTAGCCTTTCAACCAACTTCCAGCGAGCGTTTTGTGAGCAACTCGCTCCATTCTCTTCTactttctctctcttccctaTAAAATTTAGCCGGCTCTCTCTCCacccataatacttgctcttaggtTATCTTGGCATTGAATACCACCGGAATAACATCGCTTGTTTCCCGGCCGGCCCCTGGAACTGGAATGGAAGTTGTAGCCCAACGGACTAGGGCTGTTCCCGTTCCCTCCATCTCCAAGGCCGCAGGCACAGCTTCCGAGGGTCATGAAGAAGTAGTAGGCTGCTAGCTACCAGCTACCAGTAGGTTACAAGAGACGAGAAGAAAAAGAACGGCGGATACGATCGATGCAGAAGCCGCGCGCagaagcggtggcggcgcccgattcccccccccccccccccccatctcTCTTTCTAGCTTTGATGAATTGAATGAGTGCCGCCAAgcccagcggcggcgctgcacgtCGACTCGTCGCGATCGATCGTGAGCTTAGCTTCGCGGCTATCCTTTTCGATGGTTTCCCGTACCTTTCTCGCCGATCCTCGCCCACGGCGGCTCAGGTTGGTCCCTGCAGTATCTGCGTACACGCCCGTCTGCTTTTTGCATGGCGCACGCCGAAAGGGAAACAGGTGGTCGTGAGAACGAAGGTTCCATTTTTCTTCCGTTCCGTATAGTTGTCCTTTGTCCGCTCTGATCCTTCTGTTACGAGTCCGTTTGACGCAtgcgtcgacgacgacgactgtTTTGTTTGGACCGCCGATTGAGTGCACGTACACATATGCATGTGTTCCCTATCCATTTCCAAGAGCTTAGCTAAATCAAACTAGCCAAATTCTCGTTTAGCTAGTCATTTAGCTTTTCAAAGGGTGGGTTAAGCAACAATCTTTCTAAATCTTTCGGCATACTCCATTCCTGCCCTTCACGAGTGACCCCACACGTCATACTCCATTCCCTGACCAACGGCCGCCCTCCGCCAGGAGCACGTGCCGCCCACCACCGGTGAGCCCgtgccgccgcagctcctcccTCTGCTCGAGCGCCGCTGGGGTGACCCTCCTCCGCTCAAGCACGTCCACACCGGCTCAGCACGTCAGGGCACCCTACGCGGCGTGCCGGCGGTGCCAGGCTCGCTCGGAGGCGCCTGCGGAAGGCGAGGATGAGGCGCGTCCGTGACCTAGACGACgatgagcagcagtagcagttGGGCCCGCGGCGAAGCAAGGAGTGGGGTGAGCTGGCCTGCGCGGTCGTGGTCAGCGGCACGGCACCAAGGCCagggcgaagatgagctcccgGATGGACGTGTTGGATGAGGTACGTGTGGGCGGACATGTACCAGGTTAGGCTCTGGGGGTTCGGCAGGCTGTCCTTCATTCTCGGTGCCGCTGGTGGCCAGGGGAGGAGGTGACTTCGAGATGGATGCCACACCCGCGCCCTCTAGGGACCCTAACCCGGCCCGTCCTGAACCTGCATCGATGCCGACGAATCGTAGAGCTCGCCAGGGATCGAGGGGGACGATGCTAGCTGCATCCAAGCCGGCGCCACTGCTCAAGCGCGGGAGGGTGGAGCTGGGAGCGTGGGAGGGCGACTGAGGGAGGGAGCGTAGGGGGCGGGGTCGAGATAGCGAGCGGATGGGGCTAAGCAAATTTGCCCAGCAAGGACGCCGATATACCTAGTGGGATACATTAGACAGGATGATAAAGATGCTGTCGGATTTAGTTTTTGGTGAGGTTTCTACTTTTTTAGCCAGCCAAGCTAGGATAGCTAGGCTCGTCTTCAACAATAATATGCTCATCTACCAACAatcattttcataattttacTATTGGGAAAATTTCGGTTCACGCTGCAGGAACGGTATGGACGGCTACGGCGCACATCATCACGGCGGTGATCGGTTCCGGCGTGCTGTCCCTGGCGTGGGCGATGGCGCAGCTGGGGTGGGTGACGGGGCCGGTGACCCTGGTGCTCTTCGCGGTCATCACCCTCTACACCTGCGGCCTCCTCGCCGACTGCTACCGCGTCGGCGACCCCGTCACCGGCAAGCGCAACTACACCTACACCGACGCCCTCAAGTCCAACCTAGGCGGGTGGTACGTCTGGTTCTGCGGCTTCTGCCAGTACGCCAACATGTTCGGCACCGGCATCGGCTACACCATCACAGCCTCCATCAGTGCTGCGTGAGTCGTCGCCCGGTCCCTTTCCTTCTGGCAATCCTGCTTCCTGCTGCTGCGAATTGCGATTGACGACCAGACCATCTGATGATCGACGCAGGGCCATCAACAAGTCCAACTGCTTCCACTGGCACGGGCACGACGCGGACTGCAGCCAGAACACGAGCGCCTTCATCATCGGCTTCGGCGTCGTGCAGGTGGTCTTCAGCCAGCTCCCCAACTTCCACGAGCTCTGGTGGCTCTCCatcatcgccgccgccatgtccTTCTTCTACTCCATCATCGCCGTGGGCCTCTCCCTGGCGCAGACCATCTCGGGGCCCCTGGGGAGGACGACCCTGACCGGCACGCAGGTCGGGGTGGACGTGGACTCGGCGCACAAGGTGTGGATGACGTTCCAGGCGCTCGGCAACGTCGCCTTCGCCTACTCGTACGCCATCATCCTCATCGAGATCCAGGACACGctgcggtcgccgccggcggagaGCGAGACGATGCGGCGGGCCACGTCCATGGGCATCGCCGTCACGACGGCCTTCTACATGATGTGCGGGTGCCTGGGGTACGCGGCGTTCGGCAACGCCGCGCCGGGGAACATCCTCACCGGCTTCGGCTTCTACGAGCCCTTCTGGCTCGTCGACCTGGCCAACGCCTGCATCGTCGTGCACCTCGTCGGCGGCTTCCAGGTGTTCTGCCAGCCGCTCTTcgccgccgtggagggggcGTGCTGCTGCCGGCCGGGGTCGTCCGCGCGCCGCCTCAGCGTGTTCCGGGTCGTGTGGCGCACGGCGTTCGTGGCCGTCATCACGCTGCTCGCCGTCCTGATGCCCTTCTTCAACAGCATCCTGGGCATCCTCGGCAGCATCGCCTTCTGGCCGCTCACCGTCTTCTTCCCCGTCGAGATGTACATCCGGCAGCGTCAGGTGCGGCGGTTCAGCGCCAGGTGGGCGGCGCTGCAGAGCTTCAGCTTCGTCTGCTTCCTCGTTAccgtcgccgcctgcgccgcctccgTGCAGGGCGTGCTCGACTCGCTCAAGACCTACGTGCCATTCAAGACCAGGTCGTGATCGATCGATCTGAGAGCCGCTACGAGTTTGTTGCATGTGTTTGTATGATTCGATCGGCCGTGTGATACAGCATACTCGTGCTTCTTTTTAGTAGTGGAGAAGTAGCTAGTGTTCTGCTGCCCATGGTTGTCAGTGGTTAGGTGTCTATTGGCCACCGTACCGAAAGAAACTGGACTTAAGAAGTGATCAGCTAGTAATTTAGTTATGCGGTTGATTTTAGAACGCAATCAAATTATGGGTGTTTGTCATAATAGCAGCATTGCATTGGAGTCAACCATTGTTTGTTTTCCTAGTTATTTCGGTAAAATAAAACATATCTTGGACGACGAAGATGTACGCAGCCGTTCATTGGTAACAGTTTCGAGCACATATTTTGTTTTCCTAGTTATTCTATCAGTCCACATTGCAGATTGGCAACTCTAAAGTAATTAACGAACTTTGTGAATAGTACATGCCTGATTAACGATGCAAGCACACTATAGCATCTTTCTTGACCTCTGAAAAATCTATATGGTTGTGGTCAAATGGAGAATCTATTCCCATTTTCTCATCATCATATTCTCTTATAAACACCTTATAACTTTCATTTGATAATAACCCAATTCTTATCCATGGCACACCCAAGATACTAGTGATGAACGAACGTTCTCATGCTTGAGTCTAATACGGCTTCTTTTTTTAGTAAAGTGAAAATAACATAGGCAAAAGTCCACTTTATATCATCTAACTATCACGAAAGTCTTACTTTCAACCTACAACTATAAAACCAAACAATGTAGACTGTTGTAATCTAGCGAACACTACTACAATAatcttttctgaggcggttgaaaaatattttcagaggcgggcAACCACAACCGCCTCTGAGCAAACATCACAGTAAATGGAGCATTTTCAGAGGTGGTTGTCTGCCCGCCTCAGGTAatcaaatagaaaaaataataaaaaatagaaaacccgTGGACAAGCCCATCCACGAGCCCGCCAAACACATCCacggggagccgccgccgccgtgccagcACACCGAGGGTCGCCACCAAGTGCACCCGCCAGATCTGCCGTCCGCCGCTCGCACCCGCTAGATCTGCAGCCATCGCTTCCGCCTGCCACTGCATGCAGCCACCAGATCTGCCACCACGGCGTCCACCCGCCGCCACGTGCAGCtgccagatccgccgccgcagcgtccATCCATTGCTCGCACACGGCCGCGAGGGGCCGCCGCTCACACAGAGCATGGGAAgagcggcggggaggggagcgccgccgcttaCGATGAGGGAGAGAAGTgggtgggagagggagagggaaaagtGGATTGGAAAatggagagggatgagaggggaggggTTGGGTTGGGCTTTTAGGGTTTGACAATAACTAACTGAGGCGGTTCCTATAATTTGTCCACCTCCAAAAATAGGTGATTTCTGGAGGCGGTCACATTTATAATAACCGCCTCCGTTAATGGATTTTGCGAGGTGGTTTTCTGTAACCGCCTTGGTTAATAAAACATGACCGTCTCAGTTAATGTTGGCAATTAACCGAGGTTGTTATTTTTTATACGCGCTTCAGAGGTGCTAAAAAAGGTTGCGGTAAAtcattttttgtagtagtgaaattTGATCCCTTGGGTAATTTGAAAAATGGTTTTACACTTTTGTGAAATTTTAAAAATTCCATTTTAAATTCTAAAACTCATGAATAATTCAtttaaaattagaaaaataacaAATGTAAGTGATACATTGGAAATGTACTTATTAGTTACTTGGATCTAATTTATTCATACCtctagtgttttttttttgcttatgCCCCCATCTATTATTTTTAGGATATATAGGATTCAAAATAGAGAACCAATAGTTAGCTTacatgtttgaaaaaaaattgatactactttcaaatttttctcatTAAAGATAaattaattttaaaaatattagtTCAATTGGAATTTTTAAAATTGTtaacaaaaaggaaaacaacATTTGAAACCACCCAAAGGCATATTTTCCAGAAGCTGAGATGCAGGGTGCACATCATTTGCTTCCTTCTAGTATTTGCGTGCCTGGATTTTGTGAACACATTTTGGTACCTCAAAGTTCAATTACGAGATGGAGTGGTGGTAAATTAAAAAGATCATGGTACACGCCCATCATGCTGCGGCCTGCGGCCTTCATGTTTCGTTTTCCCGATGGCGGCCTGTGATCACTGGGCTCGCCCCATCCACCCATTGGCCCAAACCCACCCCAACCCCACACGACCACCCAGTGTGAACGGTGCtggcgcttttttcatttttatatttaaaaaaaaacaaaatttcaaaaatatatgccgaataggaaaatttttaaaaatgggtgactgtcgcccccctaatgggcgacagggtgtctgtcgcccatccagtgggcgacaggaccaaaatgtaaaaaaaatttacatttaggtcctgacgcccagggcgcattaaacaatgaacttgtaaaattgatataaaatcgtagaaaaattagaaaaatacaaactcaactgttctggattctatgaaataatatctacaacttttgttacataaagtttttcatttgatcaatgtatctaaatcaataaaaatagttcttgtacctagaaaaacctgaaataattcatttg
Proteins encoded:
- the LOC120670743 gene encoding amino acid permease 3-like → MGGAGAPRFGAMELEHPLATLPRVRGDRDDDGKERRSGTVWTATAHIITAVIGSGVLSLAWAMAQLGWVTGPVTLVLFAVITLYTCGLLADCYRVGDPVTGKRNYTYTDALKSNLGGWYVWFCGFCQYANMFGTGIGYTITASISAAAINKSNCFHWHGHDADCSQNTSAFIIGFGVVQVVFSQLPNFHELWWLSIIAAAMSFFYSIIAVGLSLAQTISGPLGRTTLTGTQVGVDVDSAHKVWMTFQALGNVAFAYSYAIILIEIQDTLRSPPAESETMRRATSMGIAVTTAFYMMCGCLGYAAFGNAAPGNILTGFGFYEPFWLVDLANACIVVHLVGGFQVFCQPLFAAVEGACCCRPGSSARRLSVFRVVWRTAFVAVITLLAVLMPFFNSILGILGSIAFWPLTVFFPVEMYIRQRQVRRFSARWAALQSFSFVCFLVTVAACAASVQGVLDSLKTYVPFKTRS